Proteins from a single region of Megachile rotundata isolate GNS110a chromosome 7, iyMegRotu1, whole genome shotgun sequence:
- the LOC100877432 gene encoding vitellogenin-like — translation MWLLLTLLVLAGLVSAESNYGWKVGNEYSYVVQSRTFTTLDEFPEEYAGIMMRGYLTVQAKDEGKLTAKLTKDQYAHVNSYLPMGWDEDIPDQQLVPHDIPISEKPFDIKLKDGLIDSVIVEEDVPNWEVVLLKSIISQFQVDIKGKKLVEGHDVKVPDENDPRGGFTVLEDYFAGLNEVRYDFKPLSEQQFRTRPELVPKPKLKGSGQHIDIVKTKSYDRYPEMSEKVFGMTRQMKKEPNTNKNLMSKSSISRIVISGSLKDFVIQSAVSTNKMTITPSFNDAQNSMVLSKLTLTLDYMHEIRTPMPSPTKPKSTGYRISFETTPSSLEDVPKHPVWPNIIDYGGKFIRDSHEINGLTAIGDLLLQISNELEDPNTIPEQNTLDKFTHLVNIIRTMNRNQIAEAENKWQISPKKLKWGDKADAFRQNRWSVFRDAITQAGTGPALLTIKNWVENGDLRSEEAAEMLSKIPASARQITAKYTEAFFELATHPQVTQAALLNVTAITAFSELLFLSQGNDKSIYKFYPVHTTGRPSEEQYSNIVNKYIPYLGVQLKKAVDDGDSARIQTYIVALGTIGMYEVLPVFEPFLTGREKMTAFQKTLILASLSNFVANHPKKALPGLKQIYMNKTESQEVRCMAVFLIPMTNPPLEVLREIVQFSNNESSKQVKSVVKSTLEELEDLSDPEWQSLAKNAQDALKLLNSKDYDLLKSHQFIFNERKEENLFTNTLLNYIGSDNGPIPRTIYLASILYDGNFKGSPVELMTMIPNMYSLIDALIPSDKRSLVKMATEKIAEELNIVGDIPVLLEGNFLWRTKFLSRFIPYDENTVRNLPNKIVEHLTARKDGAFHNTHILNLHEMMIGDTTDTGLPFVYSLRECTLAKMSSTYDFKAGRFESDFQFAMVQKTQRNIGFVTPFDHHHFVVGVDKHAQVYLPLKTSVEVSAPKKSVQLKIWPPKCDKPDTVLQCIRTPYTSIHNVMNLQPMLEQSSFDTRRLRNDEVRRDSQPIWDTIFRMEVEASQNASDEDVVENCLWTMFTMQDEQSEYHNVAVIMHDISDEGEPWVLSASYGTLDVEAGTEDASQWTQFVNATEAFSENRDSEQRKMRFLEEATKGIQLAQAGVLDFYFHDPFAEEEAKINLTVAWSASNAETKGRFLSRLTIKDELDDVDIEVCTASQLALTPSYFPVYGEVNSTPKIEFDIDIRLGEDCPEETRMIIVGTGTRSNELKEEINDISVVKECKRQMEQGNKLLRACQKAGDKALQMDELQLSLQIDDPETYMIFELYLPLLISPDVLGITVTELPLEDIDEGKINLKAKISKNMKSANFSLQSSNINMEMNDVNLDYFEDSSEEKEDGVDNNWLMDNDMSTCVMDLNRAETFDGKEFPLELSSCWQVLMTTYPRLNPRKPSEKLAMSEDESVSILAREVSGQKEVKVILGQNEILLLPGTELPEVLVNGQKVPVSGTVTHQVRQDDEVVFEIFQRGSHYISVVSEEYDVTLTYDGKRLLIEEPEMFSYSLRGLCGNYDGDSENDFMSPGNCLLTKPEEFIASYTLTKEQCEGENLQKVKSLQKAACATISRR, via the exons ATGTGGCTGCTTTTGACACTCTTGGTGCTTG CGGGACTGGTATCTGCCGAAAGCAACTATGGCTGGAAGGTCGGCAACGAGTACAGCTATGTGGTACAAAGTCGCACGTTCACAACTTTGGACGAGTTCCCCGAAGAGTATGCGGGTATCATGATGAGAGGATACCTTACGGTGCAAGCTAAGGATGAGGGCAAGCTAACCGCGAAACTAACAAAGGATCAATACGCTCACGTCAACAGCTACCTGCCCATGGGCTGGGACGAGGACATCCCCGACCAACAGTTGGTGCCCCATGACATACCCATATCGGAAAAGCCCTTCGACATTAAGTTGAAGGACGGCTTGATCGATTCCGTAATCGTGGAGGAAGATGTTCCTAACTGGGAGGTGGTACTACTCAAGAGTATCATCAGCCAGTTCCAGGTGGACATCAAGGGTAAGAAACTCGTGGAGGGACACGATGTCAAGGTTCCGGATGAGAATGACCCTCGGGGAGGGTTCACGGTATTGGAAGACTACTTCGCTGGTTTGAACGAAGTTCGTTACGACTTCAAACCGCTGTCGGAACAGCAGTTTCGAACTAGGCCCGAATTGGTGCCGAAACCTAAACTGAAGGGCTCAGGACAACACATTGACATCGTCAAGACGAAGAGCTATGACAGGTACCCGGAAATGTCGGAGAAGGTGTTCGGCATGACGCGGCAGATGAAGAAGGAACCTAACACTAACAAGAACCTCATGTCG AAATCTTCCATCAGTAGAATCGTCATCTCAGGTAGCCTGAAGGATTTCGTTATCCAATCGGCGGTGTCTACCAATAAGATGACCATCACTCCCTCGTTCAATGACGCGCAGAACAGCATGGTGCTCAGCAAACTGACCCTAACTCTGGATTACATGCACGAGATCAGGACTCCAATGCCTTCGCCAACGAAACCCAAATCCACCGGCTACCGCATCTCTTTCGAAACCACCCCATCCTCTCTGGAAGATGTTCCCAAGCACCCTGTCTGGCCTAACATCATCGATTACGGAGGCAAATTTATTAGAGACTCCCATGAGATTAATGGTTTAACTGCAATCGGCGATTTActcttgcaaatttcaaatgaaCTGGAGGACCCGAATACGATTCCTGAGCAAAATACCCTAGACAAGTTCACCCATCTCGTCAACATAATCCGCACCATGAACAGGAATCAAATAGCGGAAGCTGAGAACAAATGGCAGATCTCGCCCAAGAAACTCAAGTGGGGCGACAAGGCTGACGCCTTTAGGCAAAACCGTTGGTCCGTTTTTAGGGATGCTATCACTCAAGCTGGGACTGGACCTGCTTTGTTGACCATCAAAAATTGGGTCGAGAATGGGGACTTGCGGAGTGAGGAAGCTGCTGAAATGCTGTCCAAAATCCCGGCGTCTGCTCGGCAAATTACAGCCAAATACACCGAGGCGTTCTTC GAACTGGCCACTCATCCACAAGTCACGCAAGCGGCACTCCTGAACGTCACAGCGATAACGGCGTTCTCTGAACTGTTGTTCCTGTCTCAAGGAAATGATAAGAGCATCTACAAATTTTATCCCGTGCACACAACGGGTCGTCCCTCCGAGGAGCAATACTCGAATATCGTCAATAAGTACATCCCATACTTGGGGGTACAATTAAAGAAGGCCGTGGATGATGGCGACAGCGCAAGGATCCAAACCTACATCGTTGCTCTGGGTACCATCGGAATGTACGAGGTGCTCCCCGTCTTCGAGCCTTTCCTGACAGGCAGGGAGAAAATGACAGCCTTCCAGAAGACGTTAATTCTCGCCAGTTTGAGTAACTTTGTCGCGAATCATCCGAAGAAGGCACTGCCGGGCTTGAAACAGATCTACATGAACAAGACGGAGAGTCAGGAGGTGCGTTGCATGGCCGTCTTCCTGATTCCAATGACGAATCCTCCTCTGGAGGTGCTGCGTGAAATCGTGCAGTTCAGCAACAACGAAAGCAGCAAACAGGTCAAGTCCGTGGTGAAGTCCACCCTTGAGGAACTGGAAGATTTATCAGATCCAGAATGGCAATCGCTGGCGAAGAATGCTCAGGATGCGTTGAAGTTATTGAACAGCAAGGATTACGACCTGCTGAAATCCCACCAATTCATCTTTAACGAGAGGAAAGAAGAGAACCTTTTCACTAACACTCTTCTTAATTACATCGGCAGCGACAATGGCCCGATCCCTCGTACCATCTACCTTGCGTCGATCCTTTATGATGGCAACTTCAAAGGATCCCCTGTAGAACTTATGACTATGATTCCCAACATGTACTCTCTTATCGACGCTCTGATACCATCCGACAAACGGTCCCTCGTGAAAATGGCCACCGAGAAGATTGCCGAGGAACTGAATATCGTGGGCGATATACCTGTCTTGCTGGAAGGAAATTTCTTGTGGAGGACGAAGTTCCTATCGCGTTTCATTCCTTATGACGAGAACACTGTTCGCAACCTCCCTAACA AGATCGTCGAGCACCTGACAGCCAGGAAAGACGGAGCCTTCCACAACACGCACATACTGAATTTGCACGAGATGATGATAGGTGACACGACCGATACTGGTCTGCCATTCGTGTACAGTTTACGCGAATGCACTCTTGCGAAGATGAGCTCGACGTATGACTTCAAAGCGGGTCGCTTCGAGTCCGATTTCCAGTTTGCGATGGTTCAGAAAACGCAGAGGAATATAGGTTTCGTAACGCCGTTCGATCATCACCATTTCGTTGTCGGTGTAGACAAACACGCGCAGGTTTACCTTCCCCTGAAAACCTCTGTGGAAGTCAGTGCTCCGAAGAAGAGCGTACAGCTGAAGATTTGGCCACCGAAGTGCGACAAGCCTGACACGGTGCTGCAATGCATCCGGACACCGTACACTTCGATCCATAACGTCATGAATTTACAGCCTATGCTGGAGCAGTCTTCGTTTGACACACGACGTTTACGCAACGACGAAGTAAGACGTGACAGTCAGCCTATATGGGATACGATATTCAGGATGGAGGTGGAAGCCTCCCAGAATGCTTCGGACGAGGATGTTGTGGAGAACTGCCTGTGGACCATGTTCACAATGCAGGACGAACAAAGCGAATACCACAACGTGGCCGTAATCATGCATGACATATCTGATGAGGGAGAGCCGTGGGTTTTGAGTGCCTCTTACGGTACCTTGGATGTGGAAGCTGGCACCGAAGATGCTAGCCAATGGACACAATTTGTCAACGCGACGGAAGCATTCAGCGAGAATCGAGACAGCGAACAGCGTAAGATGCGATTCCTGGAGGAAGCAACCAAAGGCATCCAATTAGCCCAGGCGGGGGTGCTGGACTTCTATTTCCACGACCCTTTCGCAGAAGAAGAGGCGAAGATCAACCTAACCGTTGCTTGGTCAGCGAGCAACGCCGAAACCAAGGGACGATTTCTTTCTCGTTTGACCATCAAGGACGAATTAGACGACGTCGACATTGAAGTATGTACAGCGTCCCAGTTAGCGCTTACACCATCTTACTTCCCAGTTTACGGCGAAGTTAACTCCACGCCCAAGATCGAATTTGACATAGACATTCGACTAGGGGAGGATTGTCCCGAGGAGACTCGCATGATTATCGTAGGCACAGGTACTCGAAGCAACGAGCTGAAGGAAGAAATCAACGATATCAGTGTAGTGAAGGAATGCAAGAGGCAGATGGAGCAAGGGAACAAACTCCTCCGGGCGTGTCAGAAGGCCGGAGACAAGGCTCTGCAGATGGACGAATTACAACTCTCCTTGCAGATCGATGATCCAGAAACATATATGATTTTCGAATTGTATCTTCCGCTGTTGATATCCCCGGACGTTTTGGGTATTACCGTAACCGAATTGCCGCTTGAAGACATCGACGAAGGCAAGATCAACCTGAAGGCGAAGATTTCGAAGAATATGAAGTCTGCTAACTTCAGTCTGCAGTCGTCGAACATAAACATGGAGATGAATGATGTCAACTTGGATTATTTTGAAGATAGCTCCGAGGAAAAGGAGGATGGAGTTGACAACAACTGGTTGATGGACAACGATATGT CAACCTGCGTGATGGATCTTAACAGAGCCGAGACTTTCGACGGCAAAGAATTTCCCCTGGAGTTGAGCAGCTGCTGGCAGGTTCTGATGACTACATATCCCAGACTGAATCCCAGGAAGCCCAGCGAGAAGCTCGCGATGTCGGAAGACGAAAGCGTAAGCATCCTCGCCCGAGAGGTCAGCGGACAGAAGGAGGTGAAGGTCATACTCGGTCAAAACGAGATTCTGCTTCTGCCCGGCACCGAGCTACCCGAGGTACTGGTGAATGGTCAGAAGGTCCCAGTTTCTGGCACAGTTACTCACCAAGTGCGACAGGATGACGAAGTCGTCTTCGAGATATTCCAACGTGGAAGTCACTACATTTCAGTAGTATCGGAGGAGTACGATGTGACACTAACTTACGATGGAAAACGCCTTTTGATCGAG GAACCTGAGATGTTCAGCTACTCCCTTCGAGGACTTTGCGGCAATTACGACGGCGATTCAGAAAATGATTTCATGAGTCCTGGTAATTGTCTGCTGACGAAACCCGAGGAGTTCATCGCCAGTTACACGCTCACCAAAGAGCAGTGCGAAGGAGAGAACTTGCAGAAGGTCAAGTCCTTGCAGAAGGCAGCCTGTGCAACGATCTCCAGGCGTTAG